In Pelodiscus sinensis isolate JC-2024 chromosome 2, ASM4963464v1, whole genome shotgun sequence, the following proteins share a genomic window:
- the ENOSF1 gene encoding mitochondrial enolase superfamily member 1 isoform X3, with translation MVRGRITRLVVSDVRFPTSRGRHGSDAMHPDPDYSAAYVVIETDACDGIKGYGLTFTLGKGTEVVVCAVNALSIHVVNKDLEEIVGDFRGFYRQLTSDGQLRWIGPEKGAVHLATAAVLNAVWDLWAKQEGKPLWKLLVDMDPHQLLSCIDFRYITDALTEKEAYEILQNGLRGKKEREEHMLKHGYPAYTTSCAWLGYPDQQLKQLCMEALKDGWTRFKVKVGADLQDDIRRCRLIREMIGPDNALMLDANQRWEVKEAIEWVTKLAEFKPLWIEEPTSPDDILGHAAISKALAPLGIGVATGEQCHNRVIFKQLLQAKALSYLQIDSCRLGSVNENLSVLLMAKKFQIPVCPHAGGVGLCELVQHLIIFDYIAVSGSLENRMCEYVDHLHEHFKYPVIIKKASYVPPQDVGYSTEMKEDSVRKYQFPQGEIWQKLLSNP, from the exons ATGGTGCGGGGCAGGATCACCCGGCTGGTGGTGAGCGACGTCCGCTTCCCCACCTCGCGGGGGCGCCATGGCTCCGATGCTATG CACCCGGACCCTGACTATTCTGCTGCCTATGTTGTCATAGAAACGGATGCCTGCGATGGAATCAAAGGCTATGGATTAACGTTTACTTTGGGTAAAGGTACAGAAGTTG TTGTTTGTGCTGTTAACGCTCTCTCCATTCACGTGGTTAATAAAGACCTTGAAGAGATTGTTGGCGATTTTAGAGGATTCTACAGGCAACTCACCAGTGATGGACAGCTCCGATGG ATTGGACCAGAGAAAGGTGCTGTGCATTTGGCCACAGCTGCTGTTCTGAATGCCGTGTGGGATTTGTGGGCTAAGCAGGAGGGAAAG cctCTATGGAAGTTACTAGTTGACATG GACCCCCACCAGTTGTTATCCTGCATAGATTTCAGGTACATTACAGATGCACTAACAGAGAAAGAAGCTTATG aaatactccaaaatggcCTACGTGGGAAGAAGGAAAGAG AAGAGCACATGCTAAAGCACGGATACCCTGCTTACACCACATCTTGTGCCTGGCTGGGCTACCCGGACCAGCAGCTAAAACAG CTATGCATGGAGGCATTGAAGGATGGCTGGACAAG GTTCAAAGTAAAGGTTGGTGCTGATCTGCAGGATGACATTCGTAGATGCAGACTTATAAGAGAAATGATTGGCCCTGACAACGCACTG ATGCTGGATGCTAACCAACGATGGGAAGTAAAGGAAGCAATAGAGTGGGTCACTAAATTAGCTGAATTTAAACCATTATGGATTGAGGAGCCAACATCTCCTGATGATATCCTTGGACATGCAGCCATTTCTAAG gCATTGGCACCATTAGGAATTGGTGTGGCAACAGGAGAACAA TGCCACAATAGAGTGATATTTAAGCAGCTCCTACAGGCTAAGGCCCTGAGCTATCTCCAGATTGACAGCTGCAGGCTGGGAAGTGTGAATGAAAACTTATCTGTGTTGCTGATGGCAAAAAAGTTTCAAA TTCCTGTTTGCCCTCATGCTGGGGGGGTTGGGCTCTGTGAGTTGGTACAGCACTTGATAATATTTGACTATATTGCAGTATCTGGAAGCCTTGAAAACAG GATGTGTGAGTACGTAGATCATCTGCATGAACACTTCAAATATCCTGTCATCATCAAGAAAGCTTCATATGTACCACCTCAG GATGTTGGATattccactgaaatgaaagaagaTTCTGTGAGGAAATACCAATTTCCACAAGGAGAAATTTGGCAGAAACTCCTTTCTAACCCATAA
- the ENOSF1 gene encoding mitochondrial enolase superfamily member 1 isoform X2, which yields MVRGRITRLVVSDVRFPTSRGRHGSDAMHPDPDYSAAYVVIETDACDGIKGYGLTFTLGKGTEVVVCAVNALSIHVVNKDLEEIVGDFRGFYRQLTSDGQLRWPLWKLLVDMDPHQLLSCIDFRYITDALTEKEAYEILQNGLRGKKEREEHMLKHGYPAYTTSCAWLGYPDQQLKQLCMEALKDGWTRFKVKVGADLQDDIRRCRLIREMIGPDNALMLDANQRWEVKEAIEWVTKLAEFKPLWIEEPTSPDDILGHAAISKALAPLGIGVATGEQCHNRVIFKQLLQAKALSYLQIDSCRLGSVNENLSVLLMAKKFQIPVCPHAGGVGLCELVQHLIIFDYIAVSGSLENRMCEYVDHLHEHFKYPVIIKKASYVPPQDVGYSTEMKEDSVRKYQFPQGEIWQKLLSNP from the exons ATGGTGCGGGGCAGGATCACCCGGCTGGTGGTGAGCGACGTCCGCTTCCCCACCTCGCGGGGGCGCCATGGCTCCGATGCTATG CACCCGGACCCTGACTATTCTGCTGCCTATGTTGTCATAGAAACGGATGCCTGCGATGGAATCAAAGGCTATGGATTAACGTTTACTTTGGGTAAAGGTACAGAAGTTG TTGTTTGTGCTGTTAACGCTCTCTCCATTCACGTGGTTAATAAAGACCTTGAAGAGATTGTTGGCGATTTTAGAGGATTCTACAGGCAACTCACCAGTGATGGACAGCTCCGATGG cctCTATGGAAGTTACTAGTTGACATG GACCCCCACCAGTTGTTATCCTGCATAGATTTCAGGTACATTACAGATGCACTAACAGAGAAAGAAGCTTATG aaatactccaaaatggcCTACGTGGGAAGAAGGAAAGAG AAGAGCACATGCTAAAGCACGGATACCCTGCTTACACCACATCTTGTGCCTGGCTGGGCTACCCGGACCAGCAGCTAAAACAG CTATGCATGGAGGCATTGAAGGATGGCTGGACAAG GTTCAAAGTAAAGGTTGGTGCTGATCTGCAGGATGACATTCGTAGATGCAGACTTATAAGAGAAATGATTGGCCCTGACAACGCACTG ATGCTGGATGCTAACCAACGATGGGAAGTAAAGGAAGCAATAGAGTGGGTCACTAAATTAGCTGAATTTAAACCATTATGGATTGAGGAGCCAACATCTCCTGATGATATCCTTGGACATGCAGCCATTTCTAAG gCATTGGCACCATTAGGAATTGGTGTGGCAACAGGAGAACAA TGCCACAATAGAGTGATATTTAAGCAGCTCCTACAGGCTAAGGCCCTGAGCTATCTCCAGATTGACAGCTGCAGGCTGGGAAGTGTGAATGAAAACTTATCTGTGTTGCTGATGGCAAAAAAGTTTCAAA TTCCTGTTTGCCCTCATGCTGGGGGGGTTGGGCTCTGTGAGTTGGTACAGCACTTGATAATATTTGACTATATTGCAGTATCTGGAAGCCTTGAAAACAG GATGTGTGAGTACGTAGATCATCTGCATGAACACTTCAAATATCCTGTCATCATCAAGAAAGCTTCATATGTACCACCTCAG GATGTTGGATattccactgaaatgaaagaagaTTCTGTGAGGAAATACCAATTTCCACAAGGAGAAATTTGGCAGAAACTCCTTTCTAACCCATAA
- the ENOSF1 gene encoding mitochondrial enolase superfamily member 1 isoform X1, which translates to MVRGRITRLVHPDPDYSAAYVVIETDACDGIKGYGLTFTLGKGTEVVVCAVNALSIHVVNKDLEEIVGDFRGFYRQLTSDGQLRWIGPEKGAVHLATAAVLNAVWDLWAKQEGKPLWKLLVDMDPHQLLSCIDFRYITDALTEKEAYEILQNGLRGKKEREEHMLKHGYPAYTTSCAWLGYPDQQLKQLCMEALKDGWTRFKVKVGADLQDDIRRCRLIREMIGPDNALMLDANQRWEVKEAIEWVTKLAEFKPLWIEEPTSPDDILGHAAISKALAPLGIGVATGEQCHNRVIFKQLLQAKALSYLQIDSCRLGSVNENLSVLLMAKKFQIPVCPHAGGVGLCELVQHLIIFDYIAVSGSLENRMCEYVDHLHEHFKYPVIIKKASYVPPQDVGYSTEMKEDSVRKYQFPQGEIWQKLLSNP; encoded by the exons ATGGTGCGGGGCAGGATCACCCGGCTGGTG CACCCGGACCCTGACTATTCTGCTGCCTATGTTGTCATAGAAACGGATGCCTGCGATGGAATCAAAGGCTATGGATTAACGTTTACTTTGGGTAAAGGTACAGAAGTTG TTGTTTGTGCTGTTAACGCTCTCTCCATTCACGTGGTTAATAAAGACCTTGAAGAGATTGTTGGCGATTTTAGAGGATTCTACAGGCAACTCACCAGTGATGGACAGCTCCGATGG ATTGGACCAGAGAAAGGTGCTGTGCATTTGGCCACAGCTGCTGTTCTGAATGCCGTGTGGGATTTGTGGGCTAAGCAGGAGGGAAAG cctCTATGGAAGTTACTAGTTGACATG GACCCCCACCAGTTGTTATCCTGCATAGATTTCAGGTACATTACAGATGCACTAACAGAGAAAGAAGCTTATG aaatactccaaaatggcCTACGTGGGAAGAAGGAAAGAG AAGAGCACATGCTAAAGCACGGATACCCTGCTTACACCACATCTTGTGCCTGGCTGGGCTACCCGGACCAGCAGCTAAAACAG CTATGCATGGAGGCATTGAAGGATGGCTGGACAAG GTTCAAAGTAAAGGTTGGTGCTGATCTGCAGGATGACATTCGTAGATGCAGACTTATAAGAGAAATGATTGGCCCTGACAACGCACTG ATGCTGGATGCTAACCAACGATGGGAAGTAAAGGAAGCAATAGAGTGGGTCACTAAATTAGCTGAATTTAAACCATTATGGATTGAGGAGCCAACATCTCCTGATGATATCCTTGGACATGCAGCCATTTCTAAG gCATTGGCACCATTAGGAATTGGTGTGGCAACAGGAGAACAA TGCCACAATAGAGTGATATTTAAGCAGCTCCTACAGGCTAAGGCCCTGAGCTATCTCCAGATTGACAGCTGCAGGCTGGGAAGTGTGAATGAAAACTTATCTGTGTTGCTGATGGCAAAAAAGTTTCAAA TTCCTGTTTGCCCTCATGCTGGGGGGGTTGGGCTCTGTGAGTTGGTACAGCACTTGATAATATTTGACTATATTGCAGTATCTGGAAGCCTTGAAAACAG GATGTGTGAGTACGTAGATCATCTGCATGAACACTTCAAATATCCTGTCATCATCAAGAAAGCTTCATATGTACCACCTCAG GATGTTGGATattccactgaaatgaaagaagaTTCTGTGAGGAAATACCAATTTCCACAAGGAGAAATTTGGCAGAAACTCCTTTCTAACCCATAA